In the genome of Acidobacteriota bacterium, the window GGTAGTCATGCAAAAACAGGTCAGCCAGTCGCGTTCATTGAAACCGCCTGGCGCCGCTACACGAAACACTCCCGCAACAAAGCGCAGGAGATTCAGGGCGCGCTGATACCCTTATTGGAGACGCACAAGCACCATGCTCCTTTTATCGGGACAATCCTCGGTGGAGTTTTTACCAAGGGCGCGTTGAGCCAACTCGAGTCACTGGGATTTTCCGTTGTCTACTTCTCGTATGAAAGTGTAATTTCGGCTTTCAAACGTGTCGGTATAGTTGCGTCTTTGATGAAAAAACTGCTGATGCTGAGTTTGCAAAAAAGATTAGGGCATGGAAATGGCTGAGTAAGGCCAAGCGCATGCGTGTAGCCACAACTCTGATTGAAATCAACGCAGAACAAGTTCAAAGCTTTGTGGATAAGCTCAACCGCGCGGTCACAAGAAAAATCAAATCAGTGCGCATCCTTCCACTTCACGGAGCAGCTGTGGAATGGAATTCCATTGAAAAGGCAATTGCTTTCGTCGAACAATACAACGAACTCTCAGCGCCTCAACCGATCGTGAAATACGAGGTCCAGATTCTGTACAGCAACGGAGACCGAATCGAAGGGCAATTCGCAGACAGAAAAGATGCTATCCAATTCCTCCGCGGCTACGCGCACGGCGCCTAAGGTTAGGCTGATCCATTTAGGATGAATAGCACTTTTCGGAGTACACCGAACACACTGGAACATCACGGCTGTCACGAATCCGCCGGATGCACTGGCGGGATACCTCTGCCAGCGCCCCGCATTATCCCTTCCCCAAAAATTTAAATACGGATATTGACAAGCGGCGGTGAAGTGAGCGAAACTGGTTATTCCTTATTGCAAGTCATTTGCAATAAGGAATCCTGCAAACAAATAGTGGGGCAAGGCGAACACGGAATATCGTACGGGGATAAACGCGCGGCCTTATTGCAACACATTTGCATTTAGATGCTGCGCGGAACAGAAGGAGAACGCAACCTATGAAGGCAGGTTTCAGCGCAGGGTTACAAGGTCAGCAGTTCCGAGTCATGACTTTTGGGGGAGTCTGGACGCGAGGCATCGTCTTAGCTGTCGTCCTGGCCGTCTCCACTCCGCTTCGGGGGCTGGGGGGACTGGCGGCGATGGCGCAGAATGCTCCGGACACTTCGGCCAACGCGGCGGATCGCGCCACGCTGCGCGACACTGAGGTGCGCGGCGTAACGCTGCGCGGAGTCGTACTGGATTCCTCTGGCGCGGCCATCGCTGGAGCAGCGATCACTGCCCGGCCTGAACAGTTCCCTGAATATGCCTCCGAAGAAGCCATCGAACCGAATGCTTCAGGCGCGAGCTCTACCGTCTCCGATAGCAACGGCGAATTCACGTTGCGGCTGGCTCCCGGCAGATACGCGTTGCGCGCCTCGGCGGAGGGCTTTCAGGAACATTCGCGGATCGTAGCAGTCACCGCAGTCGCCGCCGACAGCACCGGACTTTCCACGCCCACGGCCACGATTTCGGCCACGCCCGCGGCCGCGCTCGCGAATGAGCCTATAGTGGAGAATATGCTGGTGATTATTCTGGCGATTGCGCCGCACAGCGAGACCGTGCTGGTGAGCGAGATGACCGAGTACCTGTCGCCCACCATCGGCAGCGCGACCAAGACGCTCACGCCGCTGCGCGACGTTCCGCAGTCGATCACCGTGGTCACTCGCGAGCTGATTCGCGATCAGGCCATGCAGAACCTCGGCGACGTGGTGCGCTATGTGCCCGGCATCGCCTACCATCAGGGGGAGAACAATCGCGACGATGTGGTCATTCGCGGCAACCGCTCCTCGGCGGATTTCTTTGTCAACGGTATCCGCGACGATGTCCAGTATTACCGCGACCTTTACGATTTGGAGCGTGTTGAGGCGTTGAAGGGACCGAACGCGATGATCTTCGGTCGTGGCGGAGCGGGCGGAGTGATCAACCGCATCACCAAGGAAGCCGCCTTCGCCCCTCTGCACGAGATCACGCTGCAAGGCGGCTCGCATGGTAATAAACGCATGACGGCCGACTTCAATCAACCACTCGGGGATCAGCTCGCGCTGAGGATCAACGGCATGGCGGAGGATTCCGGCAGCTTTCGCAACTTTGTCGGACTCGCGCGCACCGGCATCAGTCCAGCGCTCGCCTACATGCCCAGCCAGCGCACCAAAATTACCTTTGGATACGAACATTTCCGCGACCGCCGCACCGCCGACCGCGGCATCACGTCGTTTGAGGGCCGTCCCGCCAACGTGCCCATCGAGACGTTCTACGGCGATCCGAAGCAAAGCAAAGTGCGCGCCACGATCAACCTGGGAACGGCGGCCATCGATCATCAGGCGGGGCGGCTCGGCATCCGCAACCGGATGCAGGCCGGCGGGTATGACCGCTTCTATCAGAACTACGTCCCCGGCACCGCCACCGCGGATAGGCAGTTCGTCGCGCTGACTGCTTACAACAACTCGACCGCGCGGTTTAATATTTTCAACCAGACCGACGTAACCTATCGCCTTTCGACCGGACCCATGCACCACACGCTGTTGGGAGGCACCGAGTTGGGACGGCAGGTAACCGACAACTTCCGCCAGTCGGGATTCTTCCACAACACCTCAAGCTCCATTCTCGCGCCCTTCTTCAATCCCACCATCGACACGCCGATCACCTTCCGCCAGAATTCGAGCGATGCGGATAATCACCTGCGGGCGCGCGTGACGGCGACTTATCTTCAGGATCAAATCGCGGTTTCCCGTTACGTGCAAGTCATTGCCGGGGTGCGCTTCGACCGCTTCGAGTTGCGTTATCAAAACAATCGCACCACCAATAGCAACAACGCCATTCTGGACCGTGTGGATCATCTGGTCTCGCCGCGCGCGGGAATTGTGGTGAAGCCCGTTGAGCCGCTCTCCCTCTACGGAAACTACAGCGTGTCGTATCTGCCCAGCTCCGGCGATCAATTTTCGGCACTGACGACAATTACCCAGCAGGTGAAGCCGGAGAAATTTACCAACTACGAAGCCGGCGCGAAGTGGGACATTCATCGCGCCTTGTCGCTCACCACGGCCGTCTATCGTCTGAACCGCACCAACACGCGCGCGACCGACTCGAATGACCCCACGCGCATTGTGCAGACCGGCAGCCAGCGCAGCAACGGTTTCGAGGTGGGGCTGGCGGGCAATGTCACGAGCAACTGGAAAATTGCGGGCGGGCTTGCCTGGCAGGATGCGTTCGTCACCAGCGCGACCACGGCGGCGCGCGCTGGCGCGCAAGTGGGGCAGGTGCCGCATCACACCTTTTCACTGTGGAACAACTACCGGATCATCCCGCGCATCGCAGTCGCCCTGGGCATCCACCATCGCGGCGACATGTTCGCGGCCATCGACAACACGGTGGTGCTGCCGGGCTACACGCGAGCCGATGGGGCCGTCTTCGTCTCGCTCACCGAGCGTGTGCGCCTGCAAACGAACATTGAGAACCTGTTCAACGCGGTCACCTTCGCCAACGCCGACAGCAACACCAACATCTCACCGGGCGCGCCTCGCGCCGTGCGCGTGGGACTGATCGCTCGCTTCTAAATCGTTTTCTGGTGTATCCGAGCCGCGCCAGTGATGAAGCGGCCACCATGCGGATAAGCCCGACCAAGTTGCCGTTGTAAGCAACGCCCCGCAAACGGGCACGGGTTTTCCAACCCATACCGAATCGCGTTACCTACATGGTGGCCGCTCCATTACTGGCGCGGCTCGGATCAGCGATTCGCCACGTCGAAGCGGCGGGTGGAGAGGAATTGCTGGATGCGCTGGTGGTCGGCGGCGGTGATGAGCGCTTCGGCGTGGTAGAAGTCCACAACGTCCTTCAACTGAAAAATGCTGTGCAGGTCGAAGCCTTCTTCGCGCAGGCCGTCGCCTTGGCCGCGGTCAAAGAAGACGATGATGCGCGTCAGCGGGACGCCTTCGGCGCGGAGCTTTGCGGCGGCGGCGCGTTTGGTGAGACCGCTGGCCACCACGTCGTCAATCAGGTTGTATTCGCGCTCGACGCAACTGTCACCGCCAGCAGGAGCATCGACTGGCGCAGATTCGCTTGCCCCTGGAATTGTGGCTGCGGGCCTCGTGGGCGCGCCCTGAACGCCATCAATATGGCGTTCAGTAGCGCGGCTCGGATCAGGCTTCGCCTGATGAGGGCCAATCCAGAAACTTTCTTCGTGGCCTGGATAGCGCTTGGCTTCCTTGCGCAGCAGCGCGAAGGTGATCTCCGGCGCCGCGGGATTCTGCCAGGCGTGGAGCGCGGTGGCCAGCGCCAGCGGCGTGGCCGTGTCGGGAATGCCGATGACTATTTGCGGTATCGGCTGCGGCGCGGGAGAGCCAGCGTCTCCCGGCGTGAGCGTGAGTTCTCCATCGGCCCGTTTGCTGACGCGCGCGGCACTGGCACTATCCTTGGCCCGCTCGCGAATCTTCCCCGCGAACGCGCCGCCGATGCGCCATAGCACCTCGGGATGCGCGTAGAGGTTCTCGCGCATGTTGATGTAGATGGGCGAGCGCAGGCCGACGCGTCGCTCGACTTCATCGCCTATCAGCACGCAGCCGGCGGCGAACAGATCGCGCAGCAGTGTGCGTTGATCAGCCGTGTACGGCGCGTTGGGCGTGGTGGCGTTCATGTTGGAAAAAACGGTGTTAGGTTGTTAGGGATTAGGTGTTAGGGATTGGGGAGTGCGGCAGCGCCTTAATCCCTAACAGCGAACCCCTAATCCCTATTTCTTAAAGAATCCACCCAGAATCGCTTCGTGCCACAGCAGCGCGCCGACGGGGGCGATGCCCAGCGGCAGGCCCTCTTCGGCGGCGGTGTAGCCGTGCGTGCCGGCGTCGAGCTGCACCAAACGAACTTTCGGCGCGGGCCTCATGGCGGCGTAGCTCGGCAGATAGACCTTCTCGTAAATCTGCGGGTCATGGTCGCGGCTGTTTTTGGCGATGTTCAGATAGAGCGGCGGCACGGGCTTGACGCCGGGGCCGGAGAGTTCCTTGAGATATCCGACGTAGCGATCGACCAGCTTTTTCGTCTCCGCCTCGCTCATCTTCAGACGCTTGGCGGCGGCGCGCGCGGCGTCGGCAAGCTGCGGCGGCGAATCGAAGTGGATGATGTTCTCGGCCTTGAACTGCGCCTCGTGCGTCTCCTTCTCCCAATCTTCGAGCACCTCTTCCATCACCATCGCCAGACGCTCCAGCGCCTTGGTGCCCTCGCGCTGGATCAGCTCATAGCCGTAGTAGCGCGCCGTATCGCGCCAACTGCGCACGCGCAGGCAGTGGAAGCCGGCCTCCCAGGTTTCAGCGATGCCCTGAATCTCGCGCGTCATCTTGCCGTAGAGCGCGCCAAAGGGCGAGCTTTCCATGCCCAGGATGCCGGCCATGTTGGGCACGCGCTGGCTGAAGATCATCGTGAAGGGGCCGCCGGTCGAGTGGCCATGCGCGTAGACGGAAAACTGCGCGGCGGGCAGGTGCTTAGCGAGCAGCGCGACGCCGCCGTCTTCAAACGCGGCGGGCCATCCGGCCATGCGGTCGTAGAATTCCGTGCCGGGCTTGGCGCAGGCCAGGAACAGCGTGCCCCAGCGGCGGCGGCGGGCCTCATCGCGATCCTGCACCACTTCATATTGGTCCTTGCTGATCTGCTGGCCGCGCAACCACATCGGCGTGCGCATGGTGCCGTCAGCGCCGATGGTGTCGCCGGGCCAGTCGTGATTAGCCACGTCGAGATTCAGCCGGCCGGGATAGGACATGTTGACAACCTTGTAGCCGAACTTGGTGGCCAGGAAGCGCGCGAACTTGTCCATCGAGCGATGGTCGCCCGAGCCGCCGTGCAGCATGAACACGCCGACCTTCTTGCCGTCGGCTCCGACGGTAATCTTCGCCGCGTCAGTGGGCTCGTAGATCACCGCCGCGATGTCCCAGTCGAGGCCCAGCGACTGGATGCGCAGCACTTCCTCGTGCGACTTGATAGCGATATCCGGCAGAGCCATGACGCGTTTGGAAATCTCGACCAGCTCGGGCCGCGCAATCGCGCCCCAGTCGGCGCCGGCGACGCTCTTGAAGCTCAGGTTCAGCGGCTCGGCGGCGCGGGCGGGGCCGGCGGCAAGCGCCGCGAACAAGGCAATGATCAGACGAGTGCTACGCATAAGAGCAAGTTCCTCCCACCACAAAAGTCAGTCATCTTTATTGTATGCGAAGGCGGGCCAATCCGAGCCGCGACAGTAATGGAGCAGCCACAATGTCCGATCATCGATGAGCGTTCGCTTGGAACACATCGCCCGCCACACGTCTCTTTGCTTTCATTTGATTTGCCGACGGATACGCATGGTGGCCGCTCCATGACTGTCGCGGCTCGGATCAGGCACCCCGCATCCTTGACACTGCCAGGCCGGTCCATTAGATTACCAGCAGAACTTGTGTGGACATTGACGTCTTGCCGTCGGTCTGGTTCGGTCTTAGACCGCCATTAGGAGGAGTTCATGTTGAGGAAAACGTACGCGTTTCTATTGCTGCTCACCGTCGCGCTGGCTGCGCCGACTGGAGCGCAGATCACCACGGGAACCATCTCGGGTACGGCGAAGGATGCGACCGGCGCGGTGCTACCCGGCGTCCAAGTGGTCCTGCTGAATGAGGACACAGGTTTGTCGCGCACCGTCGCCAGCGATTCGGCGGGGCGCTACAACGCGCCCATGTTGAGTCTGGGCAACTATAAAGTTACCGCCACGCTGGAAGGTTTCCAGACCGAGGCGCGCAGCGGCATCGTGCTGAACGTGGGCCGCGAGGCCGTGGTTGATCTGCAACTTTCGGTCGGCTCCGTCTCGCAGACCATCGAAGTAACCGGCGAAGCTCCGCTGGTGCAGACCACGGAAGCGACCGTTGGTTATCTCGTCGAAGACCGCACCATCCGCGAGCTGCCGCTGAATGGCCGCGACGTTACGCAACTCATCCTGCTCAATCCCGGCGTGGTCTCCGCTGTCAACTCGACAGCCAATAGCGGCACGGTGGGCTTCGGCAAACGCATCTCCATCTCCGGCTCGCGCGGCGAGGACAACGCCTACCTGCTCGACGGCAGCTATATCAATGACTTCAGCCGCCACATCCCCGCCGGGCCCAGCGGCGCGCTGCTGGGCGCCGAGACGGTGCGCGAATTTCAGGTGCTGACCAATTCCTTCAGCGCGCAGTATGGCCGCGCCATGGGCGGCGTGTTCAATGCGGTGTCGAAATCCGGCACCAACGAATTTCACGGCAGCATCTATGAATATCTGCGCAACAGCGCGCTCGACGCGCGGGACTTCTTCGATCCGCAAAAATGGCCGCTGCGCCGCAACCAATTTGGCGGCACCATCGCCGGGCCGGTCATCTCTGACAAGGCATTCTTTTTCACGGCCTATGAGGCCATGCGCGAGTCGCTCACGCAGACGCAAACCAACATCGTGCCCACCGCCACGGCGCGCCTGGCGACCACATCACCAAAGTCCGCGCCCTTCATTCCGTTCTTTCCGCTGCCCACGCCCGGCGGACGCGTGCTGGCCGACCCGTTGATCGGCGAGTACCGCTTCCCCGCCGTGCAGCCCACGCGCGAGGATTTTGGCCAGGGCCGTTACGATCAGCAGCTTACTGAAAACGCCTCGTTCTTCGGACGCTTCACCATCTCCAACTCGAATCGCTCGCGCACGTCGGACTATCCCGGCAACGTGTCGGATCAGAATTTGAACTCGCGGCTGTTCACGCTCTCCGAGACGCAAATCATTTCACCTCGCGCGCTGAACACCTTCCGCTTTTCGTTCAACCGCGTCGCTCCCGTGGCCAGCACCACCGGGTTCGCCAGCGTTCCCGGAGTGCCCACCGTGCCGGGACAGGCGCTGCCGGGCATCGCGCCGGGCAGCGGCATCACCGGATACAACACCAATGTCACGCCGAAAATTCAGTGGACCACCAATCGCTTCAACGAGCAGGACGATTTCAGCCTCACGCTCGGCGCACACGCGCTGAAGCTCGGCGGCATGGTCGAGCGGCTGCAGTTCAACGCCGACCAGCCCAATCGCGGCAACGGCACATGGACCTTCGCCAGCTTCGCGCAGTTCCTCGCCGCCGTCCCCAATAACTATCGCGGCACGCCGCCGCAGACCGGGCGCGGCTCGGTGCGCGGGATGCGGCAATGGTTCTATTCCCTCTACGCGCAGGACGACTGGCAGGTGCGCCCCGGCCTGACGCTGAACCTGGGCGTGCGCTGGG includes:
- a CDS encoding TonB-dependent siderophore receptor; its protein translation is MKAGFSAGLQGQQFRVMTFGGVWTRGIVLAVVLAVSTPLRGLGGLAAMAQNAPDTSANAADRATLRDTEVRGVTLRGVVLDSSGAAIAGAAITARPEQFPEYASEEAIEPNASGASSTVSDSNGEFTLRLAPGRYALRASAEGFQEHSRIVAVTAVAADSTGLSTPTATISATPAAALANEPIVENMLVIILAIAPHSETVLVSEMTEYLSPTIGSATKTLTPLRDVPQSITVVTRELIRDQAMQNLGDVVRYVPGIAYHQGENNRDDVVIRGNRSSADFFVNGIRDDVQYYRDLYDLERVEALKGPNAMIFGRGGAGGVINRITKEAAFAPLHEITLQGGSHGNKRMTADFNQPLGDQLALRINGMAEDSGSFRNFVGLARTGISPALAYMPSQRTKITFGYEHFRDRRTADRGITSFEGRPANVPIETFYGDPKQSKVRATINLGTAAIDHQAGRLGIRNRMQAGGYDRFYQNYVPGTATADRQFVALTAYNNSTARFNIFNQTDVTYRLSTGPMHHTLLGGTELGRQVTDNFRQSGFFHNTSSSILAPFFNPTIDTPITFRQNSSDADNHLRARVTATYLQDQIAVSRYVQVIAGVRFDRFELRYQNNRTTNSNNAILDRVDHLVSPRAGIVVKPVEPLSLYGNYSVSYLPSSGDQFSALTTITQQVKPEKFTNYEAGAKWDIHRALSLTTAVYRLNRTNTRATDSNDPTRIVQTGSQRSNGFEVGLAGNVTSNWKIAGGLAWQDAFVTSATTAARAGAQVGQVPHHTFSLWNNYRIIPRIAVALGIHHRGDMFAAIDNTVVLPGYTRADGAVFVSLTERVRLQTNIENLFNAVTFANADSNTNISPGAPRAVRVGLIARF
- a CDS encoding TonB-dependent receptor, whose protein sequence is MLRKTYAFLLLLTVALAAPTGAQITTGTISGTAKDATGAVLPGVQVVLLNEDTGLSRTVASDSAGRYNAPMLSLGNYKVTATLEGFQTEARSGIVLNVGREAVVDLQLSVGSVSQTIEVTGEAPLVQTTEATVGYLVEDRTIRELPLNGRDVTQLILLNPGVVSAVNSTANSGTVGFGKRISISGSRGEDNAYLLDGSYINDFSRHIPAGPSGALLGAETVREFQVLTNSFSAQYGRAMGGVFNAVSKSGTNEFHGSIYEYLRNSALDARDFFDPQKWPLRRNQFGGTIAGPVISDKAFFFTAYEAMRESLTQTQTNIVPTATARLATTSPKSAPFIPFFPLPTPGGRVLADPLIGEYRFPAVQPTREDFGQGRYDQQLTENASFFGRFTISNSNRSRTSDYPGNVSDQNLNSRLFTLSETQIISPRALNTFRFSFNRVAPVASTTGFASVPGVPTVPGQALPGIAPGSGITGYNTNVTPKIQWTTNRFNEQDDFSLTLGAHALKLGGMVERLQFNADQPNRGNGTWTFASFAQFLAAVPNNYRGTPPQTGRGSVRGMRQWFYSLYAQDDWQVRPGLTLNLGVRWDDSSVPTEVNGLIANLRHREDPATSVGDPLWKNKIGNLAPRLGFAWTPFSSGKTSVRGGFGLFYVPLDPGVWFRSMARVAPLFAEYDFQIAANDAAAGTFPDAAAAIEAALRTRAPFGTVYVFQYDDIRTPHTMQYNLNIQQQIDSSSVLSVGYVGNRGLNLTSLENYNQAIATYNGRSLETAPNPVRFNPSYECICYYNNTTDSWYNALTASYQRRFAAGFQTQASFTWSRTINENDGNNTGQNVTSSDFPILKYTYDGGANRGLSGYGIPVSLTTNYSYDLPFAKGASGIAKHLIAGWQLSGIFTAQRGQPFTVTAASPTALAAGQITIRSPQAAAGRTGEDISSGASTGCTSGAVVIAPGRALGGPDLFFDPCAYDLPGAFELGNVGRNTLYGPGLVKWDFSLAKNTALSDRWNMQFRSEFFNLFNHANFAGPAASAFAAAGTRVGTTGVISRTLNQNWRQVQFALRLTF